From one Drosophila sechellia strain sech25 unplaced genomic scaffold, ASM438219v1 Y_386, whole genome shotgun sequence genomic stretch:
- the LOC116803469 gene encoding protein late bloomer-like gives MDCGTSMVKYILFIFNTIVSSYAVFLLILLILQLTLVILLFTNKEKFENAMGNVIENAWMADTTHKDGVFDTIQKSLHCCGSSSALDYVAKGELLPSSCCSGSCLNPANYYPGCRGKFIKLMTAGSENAKYVGIGLIGVELIGFIFACCLANNVRNYKRRNAY, from the coding sequence AAATACATCCTCTTCATATTTAACACCATTGTGTCGAGCTATGCCGTCTTCTTGTTGATCCTGCTGATCCTGCAGCTGACGCTCGTTATTCTGCTGTTTACCAACAAGGAGAAGTTTGAGAACGCAATGGGAAACGTTATCGAGAATGCATGGATGGCAGACACTACTCATAAGGATGGTGTCTTCGATACCATTCAGAAATCGTTGCACTGCTGCGGATCAAGCTCTGCTCTGGACTATGTTGCCAAGGGAGAACTGCTGCCCTCAAGTTGTTGCAGCGGCTCGTGCCTGAACCCGGCCAACTACTACCCGGGATGCCGTGGAAAGTTCATCAAATTAATGACCGCTGGATCTGAGAACGCTAAATATGTGGGCATCGGCCTCATCGGAGTGGAGCTGATCGGCTTCATCTTTGCCTGTTGCCTGGCCAACAATGTGCGTAACTACAAGCGCCGGAACGCCTACTAA